One Hypanus sabinus isolate sHypSab1 chromosome 4, sHypSab1.hap1, whole genome shotgun sequence genomic region harbors:
- the LOC132393376 gene encoding uncharacterized protein LOC132393376, translated as METDMPPKQTKKETTTLKTIQTGPAAMKEPRTQVHLTSGDTEWKSAATSTVSKKEQQELRVRKGRDMRRHEQFELQIPATIGSGSENESEVDLDSLEHTHEDEEVKEEQQEEVGGGRYTGDIKEALAQIMHELKELKTLKIIKEDIKNMKTMFDKMVKKQEKMDKQVKKLEEIMGDTIDRVNKMEDNILAWTSERKRLLEKIDVLERFSRQNNIKIVGLKEGIEGEDPIKFFQKWIPENLEMEEGTQLIEIERVHRASRPKPQPDKNPGLILIKCLRYQVKEKILKAAAQCARKRNEPLMIEGKVVLFHPFEEKEGI; from the exons ATGGAGACTG atatgcctcctaaacagacaaagaaggaaactactactttgaagacaatacAAACTGGGCCCGCCGCCATGAaggagcctcggactcaagtgcatCTTACCTCCGGTGATACAGAATGGAAATCGGCGGCAACATCAACAGTCtccaagaaggaacaacaggaacTGCGCGTGCGCAAAGGAAGGGATATGCGCAGACATGAGCaatttgaactacaaatcccagctacgattggaagtggaagtgaaaatgaatctgaggtAGATTTggattctctggaacatacacatgaagatgaggaggtaaaagaagaacaacaggaagaggttggaggtggaagATATACTGGAGACATAAAAGAAGCTTTggcgcaaataatgcatgaattaaaagaattaaaaacattaaaaataataaaagaagatattaaaaatatgaagactatgtttgataaaatggtgaaaaaacaggagaaaatggacaagcaagttaaaaagctggaagaaataatgggagacactattgatagagtgaataaaatggaagataatattcttgcctggacatcagaaagaaaacgactgttggaaaaaatagatgtgctTGAAAGATttagtagacaaaataatattaaaattgttggtcttaaagaagggatagagggagaggatccaataaaattttttcaaaaatggatcccggaaaatttggaaatggaagagggaacccagttgattgaaatcgaaagggtccacagagcctcaagaccaaaacctcaacctGATAAAAACCCAGGActaatcttgataaaatgcttaagatatcaagttaaagaaaagatcctgaaggcggctgcccagtgtgccagaaagagaaatgagccattgatgatagaagggaaagtaGTTCTTTTCCatccttttgaagagaaagaaggaatttaa